From Pseudomonas hefeiensis, one genomic window encodes:
- a CDS encoding AraC family transcriptional regulator: protein MTRTARVTDPSYELMDDHNGLSIIYRQHGFPCPLVRWHFHKEYELHLIVASSGKVFIGDYIGNFYPQSLFLTGPNLPHNWISQVAEDEVVPKRDMLVNFTDELFESGHQVFAELKTVAPLLERAQYGIEFRCKRTIRQAMILMQRIADSQGMSRLGHFFILMELLAATDDYQLLSGATAGQPADEHSIDRTNRAVDYIFAHYARELSLEEVADHLGMKPTYFSRVFKQATGRCFIEFVNRLRISKSCELLADGDKPVTDVCFESGFNNISNFNRRFQQLKGMTPSHYRRLAVQRLTEQNQG from the coding sequence ATGACCCGAACTGCAAGAGTCACCGACCCCTCCTACGAGTTGATGGACGACCATAACGGGCTGTCCATCATCTATCGCCAGCACGGCTTCCCGTGCCCGCTGGTGCGCTGGCATTTCCATAAGGAATACGAGTTGCACCTGATCGTCGCCAGCTCCGGCAAGGTGTTCATCGGTGACTACATCGGCAACTTTTACCCGCAATCGCTGTTTCTTACCGGCCCCAATCTGCCCCACAACTGGATCAGTCAGGTGGCCGAGGACGAAGTGGTGCCCAAGCGTGACATGCTGGTCAATTTTACCGACGAGCTGTTCGAAAGCGGTCATCAGGTATTTGCCGAGCTCAAGACCGTCGCGCCGCTACTGGAGCGCGCCCAGTACGGCATCGAATTTCGCTGCAAGCGCACCATTCGCCAGGCCATGATCCTGATGCAGCGCATCGCCGATTCTCAAGGCATGAGCCGCCTGGGGCATTTTTTCATCCTGATGGAGCTGCTGGCCGCAACCGATGACTATCAGTTGCTCTCCGGGGCTACCGCGGGGCAACCGGCGGACGAGCACAGCATCGACCGTACCAACCGTGCGGTGGATTACATCTTTGCTCATTACGCACGGGAATTGTCCCTGGAAGAAGTGGCCGACCACCTGGGCATGAAGCCCACGTATTTTAGCCGCGTCTTCAAACAGGCCACCGGCCGCTGCTTTATCGAGTTCGTCAATCGCCTGCGTATCAGCAAGTCCTGCGAGTTGTTGGCCGACGGCGACAAACCGGTGACGGATGTGTGTTTTGAATCGGGTTTCAACAACATTTCCAACTTCAACCGGCGCTTCCAGCAGCTCAAGGGCATGACCCCTTCGCATTATCGGCGGCTGGCGGTGCAGCGATTGACCGAGCAGAACCAGGGCTGA
- a CDS encoding glycosyltransferase, translated as MRQPTATKVLVIGYVWPEPRSSAASGHVMQILEAFLGQGWDITFSSPAGPGENRADLIALGIREVPIELNSSSFDAFIAELAPDIVLFDQFMMEEQFGWRVEKHCPGALRVLETSDLQSLRHARHQRLKDRLKDDGVSQDFSDLFAQDLPQAFELMANTDLAKREIAALYRCDLNLMVSEVEIELLVEHFKLPRNLLHWCPLMLDLPSEARVPFEDRAHFLSIGNFRHAPNWDAVLWMKNAIWPLIRQQLPGAQLHLYGAYTPPKATALHNPAQGFHIMNWAEDALQVMSQARVCLAPLRFGAGIKGKLIDAMLCGTPNVTTPIGAEAMHGEMPWPGSIDQSAEDIARAAVQLYSDQSLWTRARDNGLALLADRYRRQVHGPALIDCLDACRGDLAQRRRDNFTGSMLRHHQHKSTQYMSQWIEEKNRNSQAGSVPG; from the coding sequence ATGCGTCAACCCACCGCCACCAAGGTTCTGGTTATCGGCTATGTCTGGCCCGAGCCGCGTTCATCGGCTGCCAGCGGGCACGTCATGCAGATCCTGGAAGCCTTTCTCGGGCAAGGCTGGGACATCACCTTCAGCAGCCCCGCGGGCCCTGGCGAGAACCGTGCCGACCTGATCGCGCTGGGCATCCGCGAAGTGCCGATCGAACTCAACAGCAGCAGCTTCGACGCATTCATCGCTGAGCTGGCCCCGGATATCGTGTTGTTCGACCAGTTCATGATGGAAGAACAGTTCGGCTGGCGGGTCGAGAAACACTGCCCCGGCGCCCTTCGGGTGCTGGAGACGTCCGATTTGCAAAGCCTGCGCCATGCCCGGCATCAGCGGCTCAAGGATCGTTTGAAGGACGATGGCGTTTCCCAGGATTTCAGCGATCTGTTTGCACAGGACTTGCCTCAGGCGTTCGAGTTGATGGCTAACACCGACCTGGCCAAGCGGGAAATCGCTGCCCTGTATCGATGCGACCTGAACCTGATGGTGTCCGAAGTCGAGATCGAGCTGCTGGTGGAACATTTCAAACTGCCCCGCAACCTCTTGCATTGGTGCCCGCTGATGTTGGACCTGCCGAGCGAAGCGCGCGTGCCGTTCGAGGATCGGGCGCACTTCCTGAGCATCGGCAACTTCCGTCACGCGCCGAATTGGGACGCCGTGCTCTGGATGAAAAACGCCATTTGGCCACTGATCCGCCAACAGCTGCCGGGCGCACAACTGCATCTGTATGGCGCCTACACCCCACCCAAGGCAACGGCGTTGCACAACCCGGCCCAAGGGTTTCACATCATGAACTGGGCCGAAGACGCTCTGCAGGTCATGTCGCAGGCACGTGTCTGTCTGGCGCCGCTACGTTTCGGTGCCGGCATCAAGGGCAAGCTGATCGATGCCATGCTGTGCGGCACACCCAATGTCACCACGCCCATCGGCGCAGAGGCCATGCACGGTGAAATGCCCTGGCCCGGATCGATTGACCAAAGCGCCGAAGATATCGCCCGCGCCGCTGTGCAGTTGTACAGCGACCAGAGCCTTTGGACCCGTGCCCGCGATAACGGCCTGGCGCTGCTGGCGGACCGTTACCGTCGGCAGGTCCATGGCCCGGCGCTGATTGATTGCCTCGATGCCTGTCGCGGCGACCTTGCGCAACGGCGCCGGGACAACTTCACCGGCAGTATGTTGCGTCACCACCAACACAAGAGCACTCAATACATGTCCCAGTGGATTGAGGAGAAGAACCGCAACAGCCAGGCAGGAAGCGTTCCGGGGTAG
- a CDS encoding response regulator, which produces MHNPAPDTQPTILVVEDDDIVRMLIVDVLEELEYQVLEADGCEQALAYLSDDAQPIALMMTDVGLPVMDGRELAKQARSARPQLPILFASGYAESIDVPEGMAVIGKPFSIDQLRDKVNGILS; this is translated from the coding sequence ATGCACAACCCCGCTCCTGATACCCAGCCGACCATTCTGGTAGTCGAAGACGACGACATCGTGCGCATGTTGATTGTCGACGTGCTGGAAGAGCTGGAATACCAGGTACTGGAAGCGGACGGCTGCGAACAGGCCCTGGCGTATCTGAGCGATGATGCGCAGCCCATCGCCCTGATGATGACCGATGTCGGCCTGCCGGTGATGGACGGTCGCGAGCTGGCCAAGCAGGCCCGATCGGCTCGGCCTCAGCTGCCCATTCTGTTTGCCAGCGGGTATGCCGAAAGCATTGATGTGCCTGAAGGCATGGCGGTGATTGGTAAGCCTTTTTCCATCGATCAGTTGCGCGATAAGGTCAACGGCATTCTTTCTTGA
- a CDS encoding response regulator, with amino-acid sequence MTPSSSVDEQSFRKLLSRNISLPLGIGALSAVFFIVLITYLLSVIQWVGHTDRVINNANEALKLSVDLETGMRGYLLTGDEHFLDPYEVAKPRIAVALDTLLELTADNPVQVDRLRKVQALQVEWANYAQDMINMQRNSGDYRGAVKAGRGKRLTDEIRKTYEDIVETEQQLRAERNEQVRTTTLWSIALYLLFVAAVSGLLAYVGRRDLLGLSTNYSASLKVQQQSALHLEKQAWLRNGQTQLAEQVLGQLTLNLLGRNILQFFAQYMGAVVAALYAREESGLLRRVATYGMSREDDEHQQVIVVGEGIAGQAVQQARLIRLDDVPDDYLKVSSGLGQGLPNSVVVMPTSDDDRINGVIELGFLRPLTDRDIELLELVAGNIGTSIEAARYRQRLQEVLAETQQLNEELQVQQEELKTANEELEEQSRILKESQAHLEAQQQELEQTNEQLAEQRDVMDQKNSELNLAQIQLQERAEELQRSSKYKSEFLANMSHELRTPLNSSLILSKLLAENPQQNLSEEQVKFAESIYSAGNDLLNLINDILDISKVEAGKLEVRPENTGVSRLVEGLRDLFRPLAAEKGLSFEVQVLPDAPAMLYTDRQRLEQVLKNLLSNAVKFTEQGTVCLSVAGQPGAGIAFTVQDSGIGIAADQQQSIFEAFRQADGTTNRRYGGTGLGLSISRDLAALLGGSISVSSEPGQGSVFTLVLPERYIEPGETLAEPTGLTPAATLPVRAAPEPAPAPLIAQVDAPITQFPDDRNNAPFSSRCILVIEDEPSFARILFDLAHELGYQCLVAQGADEGFDLASQLIPDAILLDMRLPDHSGLTVLQRLKEQPGTRHIPVHVISVEDRVEAAMHMGAVGYAVKPATREELKEVFARLEAKLTQKVKRVLLVEDDDLQRDSITRLIGDDDIEITAVGLAQQALDLLRTNVYDCMIIDLKLPDMLGNDLLKRMSTEEICSFPPVIVYTGRNLTRDEEAELRKYSRSIIIKGARSPERLLDEVTLFLHKVESRLSHERQRMLRTARSRDKVFEGRKVLLVDDDVRNIFALTSALEAKGAIVVIGRNGYEAIERLNEVDDIDLVLMDVMMPEMDGFEATALIRKDPRWRKLPIIAVTAKAMKDDQERCLAAGSNDYLAKPIDLDRLFSLIRVWLPNMERI; translated from the coding sequence ATGACTCCTTCGTCTTCGGTTGACGAGCAAAGTTTTCGTAAGCTCCTGAGCCGCAATATCAGCCTGCCCCTGGGCATCGGCGCCCTTAGCGCCGTGTTTTTCATCGTGCTGATCACCTATCTGTTGTCGGTCATCCAATGGGTCGGGCATACCGACCGGGTGATCAATAACGCCAACGAAGCGCTCAAGCTGAGCGTGGACCTGGAAACCGGCATGCGCGGATACCTCTTGACTGGCGACGAGCACTTTCTAGACCCCTATGAAGTTGCCAAGCCGCGTATCGCCGTCGCTCTGGACACATTGCTGGAATTGACAGCTGACAACCCCGTCCAGGTTGACCGGCTGCGCAAGGTACAAGCGCTCCAGGTGGAATGGGCCAATTACGCCCAGGACATGATCAACATGCAGCGCAACAGCGGCGATTACCGGGGCGCGGTAAAGGCCGGGCGCGGCAAGCGCTTGACCGATGAAATACGTAAGACCTACGAGGATATCGTCGAGACCGAACAGCAACTGCGTGCCGAGCGCAACGAGCAAGTGCGCACCACCACCCTCTGGAGCATCGCTCTGTATCTGTTGTTCGTCGCCGCCGTCAGCGGGTTGCTGGCCTATGTCGGGCGCCGGGATCTGTTGGGCTTGTCCACCAACTACAGCGCCAGCCTGAAGGTCCAGCAGCAGAGCGCTTTGCACTTGGAAAAACAGGCCTGGCTGCGCAACGGCCAGACGCAGCTGGCCGAACAGGTCCTGGGACAACTGACATTGAACCTGCTGGGTCGCAACATCCTGCAGTTTTTCGCCCAATATATGGGAGCAGTGGTTGCGGCGCTTTATGCACGGGAAGAAAGCGGTCTGCTCAGACGTGTCGCCACCTATGGCATGTCCCGGGAAGACGACGAACACCAGCAGGTGATCGTCGTCGGCGAAGGCATTGCCGGGCAGGCCGTACAACAAGCGCGTCTCATCCGCCTGGATGATGTGCCCGACGACTACCTGAAAGTCAGCTCCGGCCTGGGCCAGGGTTTGCCCAACAGCGTAGTGGTGATGCCGACCAGCGACGATGACCGGATCAACGGCGTTATCGAACTGGGCTTCCTGCGACCGTTGACCGACCGTGATATCGAGCTGCTGGAACTGGTGGCCGGCAACATCGGCACCTCCATCGAGGCGGCTCGCTATCGACAGCGCTTGCAGGAAGTCCTGGCCGAAACCCAACAGCTGAACGAAGAGTTGCAAGTTCAGCAGGAGGAGCTCAAGACGGCCAACGAAGAGCTGGAAGAACAGTCGCGTATCCTCAAGGAATCCCAGGCTCATCTGGAAGCCCAACAACAGGAACTGGAGCAGACCAACGAGCAACTGGCTGAACAACGCGATGTCATGGACCAGAAGAACAGTGAGCTGAACCTGGCGCAGATCCAGTTACAGGAACGCGCCGAGGAGTTGCAACGTTCGAGCAAATACAAGTCCGAGTTCCTGGCGAACATGTCCCATGAGCTGCGCACGCCGCTCAACAGCTCGCTGATCCTCTCCAAACTGCTGGCGGAGAACCCGCAACAGAACCTTAGCGAGGAACAGGTGAAATTTGCCGAGTCGATCTATAGCGCCGGCAACGACTTGCTGAACCTGATCAATGACATTCTTGACATTTCCAAAGTCGAAGCCGGGAAGCTGGAAGTGCGCCCGGAAAACACCGGGGTGTCGCGCCTGGTGGAAGGGTTACGCGACCTGTTCAGGCCTCTGGCGGCGGAAAAGGGCCTGAGCTTCGAGGTGCAAGTGCTGCCTGACGCGCCGGCCATGCTGTATACCGACCGCCAGCGGCTGGAACAGGTGCTCAAGAACCTGCTGTCCAACGCGGTGAAGTTCACCGAACAAGGCACTGTTTGCCTGTCGGTGGCCGGCCAGCCGGGGGCGGGCATCGCCTTCACGGTGCAAGACTCGGGGATCGGCATCGCCGCCGATCAGCAACAAAGCATCTTTGAAGCTTTCCGCCAGGCCGATGGCACCACCAACCGCCGTTATGGCGGCACCGGCTTGGGACTGTCGATCTCCCGCGACCTGGCGGCCTTACTGGGCGGCTCAATCTCTGTCTCCAGCGAGCCAGGGCAGGGCAGTGTGTTTACGCTGGTATTGCCTGAGCGCTATATCGAACCGGGTGAAACGCTGGCAGAACCGACGGGACTCACTCCGGCGGCCACACTGCCGGTACGTGCTGCGCCTGAACCTGCGCCTGCGCCGCTGATCGCCCAGGTCGATGCGCCCATCACCCAGTTTCCCGATGATCGCAATAACGCGCCATTCAGCAGCCGCTGCATTCTGGTGATCGAAGACGAGCCAAGCTTTGCCCGGATTCTTTTCGATCTGGCCCACGAACTCGGTTACCAGTGCCTGGTGGCCCAAGGTGCCGATGAAGGCTTCGACCTGGCCTCGCAGCTGATTCCCGATGCCATTCTGCTGGACATGCGCCTGCCGGATCACTCCGGGCTGACGGTGTTGCAGCGGCTCAAGGAGCAACCTGGAACCCGGCACATCCCGGTGCACGTGATTTCCGTTGAGGACCGTGTCGAAGCTGCGATGCACATGGGCGCCGTCGGCTATGCGGTCAAACCGGCCACTCGCGAAGAACTCAAGGAGGTGTTCGCCCGCCTGGAAGCCAAGCTGACCCAGAAGGTCAAGCGGGTGTTGCTGGTGGAGGACGATGACTTGCAACGCGACAGCATCACTCGCCTGATCGGCGACGATGACATCGAGATCACTGCTGTCGGCCTGGCCCAACAAGCCCTGGATCTGCTGCGCACCAACGTCTACGACTGCATGATCATCGACCTGAAGCTGCCTGACATGCTGGGCAATGACCTGCTCAAACGCATGTCCACCGAAGAGATCTGTTCGTTTCCGCCTGTGATTGTCTACACCGGACGTAACCTGACCCGCGATGAAGAGGCCGAACTGCGCAAGTATTCGCGCTCGATCATCATCAAGGGGGCCCGCTCGCCGGAGCGGTTGCTGGACGAGGTCACACTTTTTCTGCACAAAGTCGAATCCCGGTTGTCCCATGAACGGCAGCGGATGCTCAGAACCGCCCGCAGCCGTGACAAGGTTTTCGAGGGCCGCAAAGTGCTGCTGGTGGACGATGATGTGCGCAACATTTTCGCCCTGACCAGCGCCCTGGAGGCCAAGGGAGCGATCGTCGTCATCGGCCGTAACGGCTATGAGGCGATCGAGCGTCTGAACGAAGTCGACGACATCGACCTGGTGCTGATGGATGTGATGATGCCAGAGATGGACGGTTTCGAAGCCACCGCGCTGATCCGCAAGGACCCACGCTGGCGCAAACTGCCCATTATTGCCGTGACGGCCAAAGCCATGAAGGATGATCAGGAGCGCTGCCTTGCGGCCGGTTCCAACGATTACCTGGCCAAGCCCATCGACCTGGATCGTCTGTTCTCGCTGATTCGCGTGTGGTTGCCGAATATGGAAAGAATTTAG
- a CDS encoding CheR family methyltransferase, translating to MDRDTDIELRLLIDAIYLKYSYDFRDYSGASIKRRVQHALSQFECKTISALQERVLHDPGMFMQLLQLLTIPVSEMFRDPSHFLAIREEVVPLLKTYPSIKIWIAGCSTGEEVYSMAILLREEGLLDRTLIYATDINPRSLEKAKQGIFSLENVRAYTQNYQRAGGRRSFADYYTAAYDYAMFDKTLRENVTFADHSLATDSVFSETQLISCRNVLIYFNKKLQDRAFGLFHESLCHRGFLVLGSKETLDFSSFGKQFEPLVKQERIYRKL from the coding sequence GTGGACCGAGACACTGACATTGAACTTCGTTTGTTGATCGACGCGATCTACCTCAAGTACAGCTATGATTTTCGGGACTATTCCGGCGCCTCCATCAAGCGCCGGGTCCAGCACGCGCTGAGCCAGTTCGAGTGCAAGACCATCTCGGCATTGCAGGAGCGCGTGCTGCATGACCCGGGCATGTTCATGCAATTGCTGCAATTGCTGACGATCCCCGTCAGCGAGATGTTTCGCGACCCATCGCATTTCCTGGCGATTCGCGAAGAAGTGGTGCCACTGCTCAAGACCTACCCTTCGATAAAGATCTGGATCGCCGGTTGCAGTACCGGAGAGGAGGTCTACTCCATGGCGATTCTACTGCGCGAAGAGGGCCTGCTGGACCGCACGCTCATTTATGCAACCGACATCAATCCACGCTCTTTGGAAAAAGCCAAGCAGGGCATCTTTTCCCTTGAAAACGTGCGCGCCTACACCCAAAACTACCAGCGCGCCGGAGGCAGACGGTCATTTGCCGATTACTACACCGCTGCCTACGATTACGCGATGTTCGACAAAACCCTGCGCGAGAATGTGACTTTTGCCGACCACAGTCTGGCGACCGACAGTGTATTTTCAGAAACTCAGTTAATTTCCTGCCGTAACGTACTTATTTACTTCAACAAAAAATTGCAAGATCGTGCATTTGGACTGTTCCATGAGTCCCTTTGTCACCGTGGCTTCCTGGTGCTGGGTAGCAAAGAGACGCTGGATTTTTCGTCCTTTGGCAAGCAATTCGAACCGTTGGTCAAACAGGAACGGATCTATCGCAAATTATGA
- a CDS encoding chemotaxis protein CheB has protein sequence MSQMTNRSRAPIEAIVVGASAGGVEALLKVFGQLRKGFGVPILVVLHLPDERDSQMASVFNHRLAVPVREAQDKQDIQPGTLYVASPGYHLSVEADRSLSLSLEDPVHHSRPSIDVLFESAADVFGPNLLAVVLTGANNDGARGLARVRELGGITVVQDPDEAQVSTMPEAALALHEPDHILTLQGIGQLLAALE, from the coding sequence ATGAGCCAGATGACCAACAGATCCAGAGCCCCTATCGAAGCCATTGTCGTCGGGGCGTCCGCTGGCGGCGTCGAAGCGCTGCTCAAGGTCTTTGGGCAACTGCGCAAGGGCTTCGGCGTGCCCATCCTGGTGGTGCTGCATCTGCCCGACGAGCGCGACAGCCAGATGGCCAGTGTTTTCAACCACCGTCTTGCGGTACCGGTGCGGGAGGCTCAGGACAAGCAGGATATCCAGCCAGGCACCTTATACGTTGCCTCGCCCGGCTATCACCTGTCGGTCGAAGCTGATCGCAGCCTGTCATTGAGCCTGGAGGACCCGGTGCACCATTCGCGACCGTCCATTGACGTGCTGTTCGAATCCGCCGCCGATGTCTTCGGTCCGAACCTGCTGGCGGTAGTGCTGACCGGCGCCAACAACGACGGCGCCCGGGGGCTGGCCAGGGTCAGGGAGCTGGGCGGAATCACCGTGGTCCAGGACCCTGACGAAGCCCAGGTTTCGACCATGCCCGAAGCAGCGCTTGCCCTGCACGAGCCCGACCATATTCTTACTTTGCAAGGCATCGGCCAATTATTGGCCGCGCTGGAATGA
- a CDS encoding hybrid sensor histidine kinase/response regulator, with protein sequence MPRDIQAKLLIVDDLPENLLALEALIKLDDRQVFKALSADEALSLLLQHDFALAIIDVQMPGMNGFELAELMRGTEKTRSIPIIFVSAAGRERNYAFTGYESGAVDFLHKPLDNHAVKSKVNVFVELYRQRKAMKEQVIALQESRREQEALLQQLQATRGELEQAVRMRDDFMSIVAHEVRTPLNGLILETQLRKMHLARDNAAAFSLDKVRAMVERDERQIKSLIRLIEDMLDVSRIRTGKLSIRPSRLNLTALVENLLRNFQPQIMAAECSLISTTEPAVEGHWDEFRIEQVVSNLLTNALRYGGKSPIEVRVYKTPEHACVEVQDHGIGISEENQQRIFQQFERVSSKAVASGLGLGLYISEQIVTAHGGTITVNSRLNEGALFRVCLPFEKTVLPKTVEQTQPLSDPTVVSAAIDRTKASHE encoded by the coding sequence ATGCCAAGAGATATTCAAGCCAAACTGCTGATCGTCGATGATCTGCCGGAGAATCTGTTGGCCCTGGAAGCGCTGATCAAGCTTGACGATCGCCAGGTTTTCAAAGCCCTGTCGGCCGATGAGGCGCTGTCTTTGCTGCTGCAACACGACTTTGCCCTGGCCATCATCGATGTGCAGATGCCGGGAATGAACGGGTTTGAACTGGCCGAGCTGATGCGCGGCACGGAGAAGACCCGCAGCATTCCTATCATCTTTGTCAGCGCCGCAGGCCGCGAACGCAACTATGCCTTCACCGGCTATGAAAGTGGCGCGGTGGATTTCCTGCACAAACCGCTGGACAACCACGCCGTCAAAAGCAAGGTCAATGTGTTTGTCGAGCTGTATCGCCAAAGAAAGGCGATGAAGGAACAGGTCATCGCATTGCAGGAGAGTCGCCGCGAGCAGGAGGCCTTGTTGCAGCAGTTGCAGGCCACTCGCGGTGAGTTGGAACAAGCGGTTCGTATGCGCGATGACTTCATGTCCATCGTCGCCCACGAGGTCCGCACGCCTCTCAATGGCCTGATTCTTGAGACGCAGTTGCGCAAGATGCACCTGGCCCGGGACAACGCAGCGGCCTTCAGCCTGGACAAGGTGCGGGCAATGGTCGAACGCGATGAGCGTCAGATCAAGAGTCTGATCCGGCTGATCGAAGACATGCTCGATGTGTCGCGGATTCGCACCGGCAAATTGTCGATCCGCCCGAGCCGCTTGAACCTGACGGCGCTGGTGGAAAATCTGCTACGCAACTTCCAACCGCAGATCATGGCGGCCGAATGCTCTTTGATCAGCACAACCGAGCCGGCGGTGGAGGGGCACTGGGATGAATTCCGGATCGAGCAGGTGGTGTCTAATTTGCTGACCAACGCCCTGCGTTATGGCGGGAAAAGCCCGATCGAAGTGCGCGTGTACAAAACGCCTGAGCATGCTTGCGTCGAAGTCCAGGACCACGGTATCGGCATCAGCGAAGAGAACCAGCAGCGCATCTTCCAGCAGTTCGAGCGAGTGTCATCCAAAGCTGTCGCTTCCGGCCTGGGGTTGGGGCTGTACATCTCCGAGCAGATTGTGACGGCTCATGGGGGTACTATCACGGTCAATAGCCGCCTCAATGAAGGGGCGTTGTTTCGCGTTTGTCTGCCTTTTGAGAAAACGGTCTTGCCCAAAACCGTCGAACAGACGCAACCTCTGAGTGACCCTACGGTCGTATCAGCAGCTATTGATCGAACAAAGGCTTCTCATGAGTGA
- a CDS encoding response regulator, translating into MSEDAQDVVLIVEDDPSILMVLSAYLSGEGYRVLQAENGEQAFEILASKPHLDMMITDFRLPGGITGVQIAEPAVRLRPDLKVIFISGYAQEVRDTDSPITRKAPILGKPFDLDVLQDMMRTMLS; encoded by the coding sequence ATGAGTGAAGATGCGCAAGACGTTGTACTGATCGTCGAGGATGATCCGTCGATCCTGATGGTATTGTCGGCTTACCTGTCGGGTGAAGGGTATCGAGTGTTGCAGGCCGAAAACGGTGAGCAGGCTTTCGAAATCCTGGCCAGCAAGCCCCACCTGGACATGATGATCACCGACTTCCGCCTGCCGGGCGGTATTACCGGTGTGCAGATCGCTGAACCGGCGGTCCGGTTGCGCCCCGACCTGAAAGTCATCTTTATCAGCGGTTATGCGCAGGAAGTGCGCGATACCGACAGCCCCATCACCCGCAAGGCCCCGATCCTGGGCAAACCGTTCGACCTGGATGTGTTGCAGGACATGATGCGGACGATGTTGTCGTAG
- a CDS encoding response regulator, translating to MTLVEPLSERALILAPLGRDSQVALMILREAGFGGLICQHLGHLCEELEHGAGLLVISSEALVGPDLETLLLHIEEQPAWSDLPIVLLTHHGGPEQNPAARIGTQLGNVTFLERPFHPVTLVSVVTTALRGRRRQYEARDRLIDLSNSELRLQTTLETLEQQVEERTAQLRHNEEALRQSQKMEAVGQLTGGIAHDFNNMLTGIIGSLELLRRRLARGRTEDLDSLIDLGVTSANRAAGLTHRLLAFSRRQSLDSKAVQMNTLVLSMGELLQRSLSESIRLDMQLDDQLWVAEADPNQLESALLNLVLNARDAMPEGGQLVVKTCNQHLDADFTEAYTNLEPGDYVVLSVQDSGCGMPEAVINRAFDPFFTTKPIGQGTGLGLSMIYGFSKQSHGHVTINSEVDKGTTVSLYLPRFAGEEVHEPLVDTQHARYAQDGETVLIVEDDPAVRVLVSAVLSELGYAFVEAADADSAVPILQSSQRIDLLISDVGLPGMNGRQLAEIGRQIRPDLRVLFITGYAEHAAVRGGFLDSGMQMITKPFTFDLLTAKVREMIKV from the coding sequence GTGACGTTGGTCGAGCCCCTGTCGGAACGGGCGTTGATCCTCGCGCCGCTGGGGCGCGACAGCCAGGTCGCCCTGATGATCCTGCGCGAAGCCGGCTTCGGCGGCCTCATCTGCCAGCATCTGGGCCACCTGTGCGAAGAGCTTGAGCACGGCGCCGGCCTGTTGGTCATTTCTTCCGAAGCCCTGGTCGGGCCGGATCTGGAAACGTTGTTATTACATATCGAAGAGCAACCGGCCTGGTCAGACCTGCCGATTGTATTGTTGACCCACCACGGCGGCCCGGAACAGAATCCGGCGGCCCGTATCGGCACCCAGTTGGGCAACGTCACTTTCCTCGAGCGCCCTTTTCACCCGGTCACCCTGGTCAGTGTGGTCACCACTGCCCTGCGTGGTCGTCGCAGACAGTACGAAGCCCGAGACCGGCTCATCGACCTGAGCAACAGCGAACTGCGCCTGCAAACCACCCTTGAGACCCTTGAGCAACAAGTGGAAGAACGCACGGCCCAACTGCGCCACAACGAAGAGGCCTTGCGCCAGTCGCAAAAAATGGAAGCGGTCGGGCAGCTCACCGGCGGCATCGCCCATGACTTCAACAACATGCTCACCGGGATCATCGGCAGCCTCGAACTGCTGCGCCGACGCCTGGCCCGAGGCCGTACCGAGGATCTGGACAGCCTGATCGACCTGGGGGTGACATCGGCCAATCGCGCAGCCGGCCTGACGCACCGTTTGCTGGCCTTCTCCCGGCGACAATCGCTGGACTCAAAAGCGGTGCAGATGAACACCTTGGTGCTGTCCATGGGTGAACTGTTGCAGCGCAGCCTCAGCGAGAGTATTCGGCTGGACATGCAACTGGACGATCAGCTCTGGGTCGCCGAAGCCGACCCGAACCAGCTGGAAAGCGCCCTGCTCAACCTGGTGCTCAACGCCCGGGATGCAATGCCCGAGGGTGGGCAACTGGTGGTCAAGACGTGCAATCAACATCTGGATGCCGACTTTACCGAGGCTTATACCAACCTGGAGCCGGGCGATTACGTCGTGCTGAGTGTCCAGGATTCCGGTTGCGGGATGCCCGAAGCGGTCATCAACCGTGCGTTCGACCCGTTTTTCACCACCAAGCCGATCGGCCAGGGCACCGGGCTGGGGCTGTCGATGATCTATGGGTTCAGCAAGCAGTCGCATGGTCATGTGACGATTAACAGCGAAGTCGACAAAGGCACAACCGTGAGCCTTTATCTGCCGCGCTTCGCGGGTGAAGAGGTACACGAGCCACTGGTCGACACACAGCATGCCCGGTACGCACAGGACGGTGAGACCGTGTTGATCGTCGAGGACGACCCAGCGGTGCGGGTGCTGGTCAGCGCCGTACTGAGCGAACTGGGTTATGCCTTCGTCGAGGCGGCCGATGCTGACAGCGCAGTGCCGATCCTTCAGTCAAGCCAGCGCATAGATCTGCTGATCAGTGACGTGGGCCTGCCAGGCATGAACGGCAGGCAGCTGGCGGAAATCGGCCGGCAGATCCGCCCGGACCTGCGGGTGCTGTTCATCACCGGTTATGCTGAGCATGCAGCGGTGCGCGGCGGCTTTCTTGATTCGGGCATGCAGATGATCACCAAACCGTTCACTTTTGACCTGTTGACGGCCAAGGTGCGGGAAATGATCAAGGTATGA